A window of Streptomyces subrutilus contains these coding sequences:
- a CDS encoding DNA polymerase Y family protein → MTERRILHAHWHLPHNDDADLYAQLLAVAEGITPRVQAIPPDAAHLDITGALRYWQRDSEGLAALLRLRTLALHGVQTTCAVAPNRMLATMAAAVTPPGMTTVIDAEDVERWLRRRPVAALYGVGPATAGKLRTYGLYTIGDVAETPMPTLVRLFGAATGRALHAHAHGQDPRTVQTQPIAKPLTADRAFEHDVLDPAEHRRALLDLAGEVAARLRDGQQAAGELALSVRYADRSVSNRSRTLAEATAHTQPIAATAYELYELFGLQRARVRAISLRAQDLRPSSEASQQLTLDPGDDRALAVEAVTDRARARYGPGTIRPATLAAKAFSPALTPSEGHRP, encoded by the coding sequence ATGACCGAACGTCGCATCCTCCACGCCCACTGGCACCTCCCCCACAACGACGACGCGGACCTGTACGCGCAGCTCCTGGCTGTCGCCGAGGGCATCACCCCGCGCGTCCAGGCGATCCCGCCAGACGCCGCGCACCTCGACATCACCGGCGCGCTCCGCTACTGGCAGCGCGACTCCGAAGGACTCGCCGCGCTCCTGCGTCTGCGCACTCTGGCCCTGCACGGCGTGCAGACGACGTGCGCGGTGGCGCCGAACCGGATGCTGGCCACGATGGCGGCCGCCGTCACACCGCCCGGCATGACCACTGTGATCGACGCGGAGGACGTCGAGCGGTGGCTGCGCCGGCGCCCGGTTGCGGCCCTCTACGGCGTCGGTCCCGCGACCGCGGGCAAGCTGCGCACCTACGGCCTCTACACCATCGGCGACGTCGCCGAGACACCCATGCCCACGCTCGTCCGTCTCTTCGGCGCCGCCACCGGCCGCGCCCTGCACGCTCACGCCCACGGCCAGGACCCGCGCACCGTCCAGACCCAGCCGATCGCGAAGCCCTTGACCGCCGACCGGGCCTTCGAACACGACGTCCTGGACCCGGCCGAACACCGCAGAGCTCTGCTCGATCTGGCCGGGGAGGTCGCCGCCCGCCTGCGCGACGGGCAGCAAGCCGCAGGCGAACTGGCCCTGTCCGTCCGCTACGCCGACCGCAGCGTCAGCAACCGCAGCCGCACCCTCGCCGAAGCCACCGCACACACCCAGCCGATCGCCGCGACCGCCTACGAGCTCTACGAGCTGTTCGGCCTCCAGCGCGCCCGTGTACGAGCCATCAGCTTGCGCGCACAAGACCTCCGTCCCTCGAGCGAAGCCTCCCAGCAACTCACCCTCGACCCAGGCGACGACCGCGCCCTGGCCGTCGAAGCGGTCACCGACCGAGCCCGCGCCCGCTACGGACCCGGCACCATCCGACCTGCCACCCTCGCCGCGAAGGCGTTCTCGCCAGCACTGACGCCCTCCGAAGGGCACCGTCCGTGA
- a CDS encoding DNA polymerase III subunit alpha, translating to MSDGVHLHVASGYSARYGASHPYDLVRRAAERGIGTLALTDRDTVTGAVRFAKAATAAGVRPVFGVDVAVAPNSPVRPGSTSRPRTPVRGGAHVVEPPLRVTLLARNAAGWGRLCRLVSAAHAGAAGGPPVVSWETLCRYADQDLLVLLGPVSEPVRALSAGRPDLAERLIAPWREMAGGNLRLETVCWGVPGMGPGSLRLAARTLGLADRLGVRAVLANAVRYADPAQHRVADVLDAGRLLRPIDWRRLDCGERWLKDPAAMRGAAERIAEASGAGLGRAAALLAETVRAGEECVLDPVADLGLGRPHFPEPSVVGAGPGPGGAMRLLRQRCDAGMFARGLEGDRRAVEQLEYELGVIGKLEYEAYFLAVAQVVADVRAMGIRVAARGSGAGSMVNHALFVATANPLDHDLLFERFLSERRSSLPDIDVDVESARRLEVYDRIIERFGTQRVAVTGMPETYRARHALRDTGLALGIAPQVVDRIAKSFPHIRACDIRDALATLPELKQLATEASSFGPLWELAEGLDKLPRGIAMHPCGVILSNASLLDRLPVQPTPGGQYPMVQADKEDVEDLGLLKLDVLGVRMQSAMAHAVKEIHRTSGRQIDLDNPDHVLLGDPGAFDLIRKSDTVGMFQLESPGQQDLVGRLQPRDVQDVIADISLFRPGPVKGGMPALYIAARHGAAPRYPHPDLVPVLSSTYGVTIWHEQIIDMFAVLTGCDRALADIARRALADKERLPQVEAWFKGEAGRRGYSPAVLDEVWEIIKGFGAYGFCRAHAVAFAVPALQSAWLKAHHPAALYAGLLEHDPGMWPARVIVSDARRHHVPVLNVDINKSKPDYRIEQTEPGVWGVRLSLSSVKGISEDQVARIAAGQPYNSLQDFWQRARPALPIAERLIQIGALDTLRGPLTRRDLLLQAAELHAHTRTRPADGQLPLGGELVTAEPSGLPEMTSREALSAEINVLKIDVSQHLMTHHHRLLREVGATDAAHLGAMYPGQKVLVAGVRASTQTPPIPSGKRVIFVTLEDGSGLVDIAFFDDSHDAVAHTVFHSGLLLVRGTVEARGPRRTVVGQMVWDLEELAAARRDHGPEAVLHLLGQSRLAPPPAQSGAPARTLAHGTGGARLHPYADLQPAGTRSADLKSLGYTSPGSAG from the coding sequence ATGAGCGACGGCGTCCACCTCCACGTGGCGAGCGGCTACTCCGCCCGCTACGGCGCCTCCCATCCCTACGACCTGGTGCGCCGAGCCGCGGAACGTGGCATTGGAACGCTCGCGCTGACCGACCGGGACACGGTGACCGGGGCCGTGCGCTTCGCGAAGGCTGCTACCGCGGCCGGGGTCCGTCCCGTGTTCGGGGTCGACGTCGCGGTCGCACCCAACTCTCCGGTTCGTCCCGGATCCACGTCACGGCCGCGCACGCCCGTACGCGGCGGAGCCCACGTGGTCGAACCACCGCTGCGGGTCACTCTGCTCGCGCGGAACGCCGCCGGATGGGGGCGGCTGTGCCGTTTGGTGTCGGCCGCGCATGCCGGTGCGGCGGGTGGGCCGCCGGTGGTGTCCTGGGAGACGCTCTGCCGGTACGCCGATCAGGACCTGCTGGTCCTGTTGGGGCCGGTGTCGGAACCGGTGCGGGCCCTGTCGGCCGGGCGCCCGGACCTTGCCGAGCGATTGATCGCCCCGTGGCGTGAGATGGCCGGAGGGAACCTGCGGCTGGAGACGGTGTGCTGGGGCGTGCCCGGTATGGGACCGGGCTCGTTGCGGCTGGCCGCCCGCACGCTCGGTCTTGCCGATCGGCTCGGTGTCCGGGCGGTGCTGGCGAACGCGGTTCGCTATGCCGACCCGGCGCAGCATCGGGTCGCCGATGTGTTGGATGCGGGCCGGCTGCTGCGGCCGATCGACTGGCGTCGGCTGGACTGCGGCGAGCGCTGGTTGAAGGACCCGGCCGCCATGCGCGGCGCCGCGGAGCGGATCGCGGAGGCGTCCGGTGCCGGGCTCGGCCGCGCGGCCGCTCTCCTTGCCGAGACCGTACGGGCTGGTGAGGAGTGTGTGCTCGATCCGGTCGCGGACCTGGGGTTGGGGCGGCCGCATTTCCCCGAGCCGTCGGTCGTGGGGGCCGGACCGGGGCCGGGCGGCGCGATGCGGCTGCTGCGCCAGCGCTGCGACGCGGGGATGTTCGCGCGCGGCCTGGAGGGTGACCGGCGGGCGGTTGAGCAGCTGGAGTACGAGCTGGGCGTGATCGGGAAGCTGGAGTACGAGGCGTACTTCCTGGCGGTCGCCCAGGTCGTGGCGGACGTTCGCGCGATGGGCATCCGGGTCGCGGCCCGGGGCTCGGGCGCCGGCTCGATGGTCAACCACGCCTTGTTCGTGGCGACGGCCAATCCGCTGGACCACGACCTGCTCTTCGAACGATTCCTGTCGGAGCGCCGGTCTTCGCTGCCGGACATCGACGTCGATGTGGAGTCCGCGCGCCGGCTGGAGGTCTACGACCGGATCATCGAGCGCTTCGGGACGCAGCGTGTCGCGGTGACCGGTATGCCGGAGACCTACCGGGCCCGGCACGCCCTGCGCGACACCGGCCTCGCCCTGGGCATCGCACCCCAGGTGGTCGACCGGATCGCGAAGTCGTTCCCGCACATCCGGGCCTGCGACATCCGCGACGCCCTCGCGACGCTGCCGGAGCTGAAGCAGCTCGCGACGGAGGCCAGCTCGTTCGGGCCGCTGTGGGAGCTGGCCGAAGGCCTGGACAAGCTCCCACGCGGCATCGCCATGCACCCGTGCGGAGTGATCCTCTCCAACGCGAGCCTGCTGGACCGGCTACCGGTCCAGCCCACCCCGGGCGGCCAGTACCCGATGGTCCAGGCCGACAAGGAGGACGTCGAAGACCTCGGCCTGCTCAAGCTCGACGTCCTCGGGGTACGGATGCAGTCCGCGATGGCGCACGCCGTCAAGGAGATCCACCGCACGAGCGGCCGCCAGATCGACCTCGACAACCCCGACCACGTCCTGCTCGGTGACCCGGGCGCCTTCGACCTGATTCGTAAGAGCGACACGGTCGGGATGTTCCAGCTGGAGTCCCCGGGACAGCAGGACTTGGTCGGCCGGCTCCAGCCGCGCGACGTCCAGGACGTCATCGCCGACATCAGCCTTTTCCGGCCGGGCCCGGTCAAGGGCGGCATGCCCGCTCTATACATCGCCGCCCGCCACGGCGCCGCCCCCCGCTACCCGCACCCCGACCTTGTCCCGGTGCTGTCGTCGACGTACGGGGTGACGATCTGGCACGAGCAGATCATCGACATGTTCGCCGTCCTGACCGGCTGCGACCGGGCTCTCGCCGACATCGCCCGCCGCGCGCTCGCCGACAAGGAACGCCTGCCGCAGGTGGAGGCCTGGTTCAAGGGCGAGGCCGGCCGCCGCGGCTACTCCCCCGCCGTCCTGGACGAGGTGTGGGAGATCATCAAGGGCTTCGGCGCCTACGGCTTCTGCCGCGCGCACGCCGTCGCCTTCGCGGTCCCGGCTCTCCAGTCGGCATGGCTCAAAGCCCACCACCCGGCCGCCCTGTACGCGGGGCTGCTGGAACACGACCCCGGAATGTGGCCAGCCCGGGTCATCGTCTCCGACGCCCGCCGCCATCACGTGCCCGTCCTGAACGTCGACATCAACAAGTCGAAGCCCGACTACCGCATCGAGCAGACCGAGCCGGGGGTGTGGGGAGTTCGTCTGTCGCTGTCCTCGGTGAAGGGAATCAGCGAGGACCAGGTCGCCCGGATCGCGGCCGGCCAGCCCTACAACAGCCTCCAGGACTTCTGGCAGCGTGCCCGCCCCGCCCTGCCGATCGCCGAGCGCCTCATCCAGATCGGTGCCCTCGACACCCTGCGCGGCCCGCTCACCCGACGCGACCTCCTCCTGCAGGCCGCCGAGCTCCACGCCCACACCCGAACCCGGCCCGCCGACGGACAGCTCCCCCTGGGCGGGGAGCTCGTCACCGCTGAACCCTCGGGCCTGCCGGAGATGACCAGCCGCGAAGCACTCAGCGCGGAGATCAACGTGCTGAAGATCGACGTGTCCCAGCACCTGATGACCCACCATCACCGGTTGCTGCGCGAGGTCGGCGCCACCGACGCCGCCCACCTGGGGGCCATGTATCCCGGGCAGAAGGTCCTGGTCGCGGGCGTTCGCGCCTCCACCCAGACCCCGCCCATCCCCTCCGGCAAGCGCGTCATCTTCGTGACCTTGGAGGACGGCTCCGGCCTCGTCGACATCGCGTTCTTCGACGACAGCCACGACGCGGTCGCCCACACCGTCTTCCACTCCGGACTCCTCCTGGTGCGGGGCACCGTCGAGGCCCGCGGCCCGCGCCGCACCGTGGTCGGCCAGATGGTGTGGGACCTGGAAGAACTCGCCGCCGCCCGCCGCGACCACGGCCCCGAAGCCGTCCTCCACCTCCTCGGCCAGAGCCGGCTCGCCCCCCCCCCCGCCCAAAGCGGCGCCCCGGCACGGACGCTGGCCCACGGCACCGGCGGGGCCCGCCTGCACCCGTACGCCGACCTCCAGCCCGCCGGCACCCGCTCCGCCGACCTCAAATCCCTCGGCTACACGAGCCCCGGAAGCGCCGGGTGA
- a CDS encoding IS110 family transposase: protein MNRIWAGIDSGKTHHHCVAIDQDGAKLLSRRVPNGEPELLQLLQDVLALGNHVTWAVDMAGGEPALLLALLTGHGQELLYIPGRVVNRASDGYRGEGKTDARDALVIADQARIRRDLKPMRPTDEATIELKILTTRRTDLVRDRTRAINRLRSTLTGMFPALERALVLTSTGPLILLDGYQTPAAIRRMGTTRLARWLRARGVRMPEELATTAVEAAAQQHTAVPGETVIAQLVRALAADVRVLNEKVAEVDRLIEDRFRAHDLAEIITSMPGIGPLLGAELLAGVGSDLAFFATPDRLAAFAGLAPAPHDSGKKSGNLHRPRHYHRGLQRVFYMSALTSVRYDPNSRAFYDRKRSEGKRHTQAVIALARRRVNVLWALIRDRRLYQVTAPPVTAPLCL from the coding sequence ATGAACCGGATCTGGGCCGGAATCGACAGCGGCAAGACTCACCACCACTGCGTCGCCATCGACCAGGACGGCGCGAAGCTGCTGTCCCGTCGGGTGCCGAACGGAGAGCCTGAGTTACTTCAGCTCCTCCAAGACGTCCTCGCTCTGGGGAATCACGTCACCTGGGCTGTCGACATGGCCGGCGGCGAGCCCGCACTCCTCCTGGCTCTGCTCACAGGCCACGGTCAGGAGCTCCTCTACATCCCCGGCCGTGTCGTGAATCGAGCCAGCGACGGATACCGGGGCGAGGGCAAGACCGACGCCCGCGACGCCTTGGTCATCGCTGACCAGGCCCGCATCCGCCGCGACCTCAAGCCGATGCGGCCCACCGACGAGGCCACCATCGAGCTGAAGATCCTCACGACCCGCCGCACGGACCTCGTTCGTGACCGGACCCGGGCGATCAACCGCCTGCGCTCCACGCTGACCGGCATGTTTCCTGCCCTGGAGCGTGCTCTCGTCCTCACCAGCACGGGCCCGCTCATCCTCCTCGACGGCTACCAGACCCCGGCCGCTATCCGCCGTATGGGCACGACCCGGCTGGCCCGCTGGCTCCGCGCTCGAGGCGTCCGCATGCCGGAGGAGCTCGCGACGACGGCAGTCGAGGCCGCCGCACAGCAGCACACCGCAGTCCCCGGCGAGACGGTGATCGCCCAGCTGGTGCGGGCCCTCGCCGCTGACGTGCGGGTGCTGAACGAGAAGGTCGCGGAGGTCGACCGGCTCATCGAGGACCGCTTCCGCGCCCACGACCTCGCGGAGATCATCACGAGCATGCCCGGCATCGGACCCCTTCTCGGAGCCGAACTCCTGGCCGGAGTCGGCAGTGACCTCGCCTTCTTCGCGACCCCGGACCGGCTGGCCGCCTTCGCCGGCCTCGCGCCGGCGCCGCACGACTCGGGGAAGAAGAGCGGCAACCTTCACCGGCCCCGTCACTACCACCGCGGCCTCCAGCGTGTCTTCTACATGTCCGCGCTGACCAGCGTCCGCTACGACCCGAACTCCCGGGCCTTCTACGACCGCAAACGATCCGAGGGAAAACGCCATACCCAGGCCGTAATCGCCCTTGCCCGCCGCCGCGTCAACGTCCTGTGGGCCCTGATCCGGGACCGGCGCCTCTACCAAGTCACAGCACCGCCTGTCACGGCACCACTCTGCCTATAG
- a CDS encoding WapI family immunity protein translates to MLLNDHVNRVELRPLGYQFPQAGANPYDDNWLVISGAVTTSEGSWSFADPCLLTGEAREISAWLRAAAAGGVAVTGLDAEGELSPDTWFTQPVLAFSLADRTEGSVLLRVHLSLEAAPPWQQGDNGADIYQFVVEVRLDTAALLEAADQWELGLTTFPTR, encoded by the coding sequence GTGCTTTTGAACGATCACGTAAACCGTGTCGAGCTTCGCCCACTGGGCTATCAGTTCCCCCAAGCCGGGGCCAACCCGTACGACGACAACTGGCTGGTCATCAGCGGCGCGGTGACAACCTCCGAGGGCAGCTGGTCCTTTGCCGATCCGTGCCTGCTGACCGGTGAAGCACGTGAAATATCAGCGTGGCTACGCGCGGCGGCAGCGGGAGGGGTCGCCGTGACCGGGCTCGACGCCGAAGGCGAGCTGTCACCGGACACGTGGTTCACCCAGCCAGTCCTGGCCTTCAGCCTCGCTGACCGAACTGAGGGTTCGGTGCTGCTTCGGGTCCACCTCTCCTTGGAAGCGGCACCGCCATGGCAGCAGGGTGACAACGGAGCGGACATCTACCAGTTCGTCGTGGAGGTACGGCTGGATACTGCCGCGCTCCTTGAAGCGGCCGACCAGTGGGAGCTCGGGCTCACTACGTTCCCGACCCGCTGA